The following proteins are encoded in a genomic region of Oryza brachyantha chromosome 11, ObraRS2, whole genome shotgun sequence:
- the LOC102701045 gene encoding F-box/LRR-repeat protein 3-like: MAARHAKRRRLNLALSPPPPLHDLADELLFLVLDRLAAADPRALKSFALVSRACHAAESRRRRLLRPFRPDLLPSALARYPHVSRLDLSLCPLVPDAALAALSAAPSLSAVDLSRSRGFGAAGLAALVAACPNLTDLDLSNGLDLGDAAAAEVAKARRLHRLSLSRCKRLTDMGLGCIAVGCPDLRDLSLRWCIGVTHLGLDLLALKCKKLNVLDLSYTMIVKKCFPAIMKLQNLQVLLLVGCNGIDDDALSSLDQQCSRSLQVLDMSNSCNITHVGIMSVVKAMPNLLELNLSYCSPVTPPMSSSFKLICKLRTLKLDGCQFMADGLKLIGKSCIYLRELSLSKCSGVTDTDLSFVVSRLKNLLKLDVTCCRKITDVSLAAITTSCPSLISLRMESCSLLCSEGLQLIGKRCTHLEELDLTDTDLDDEGLKALSRCSKLSSLKIGICLRITDEGLSHISKSCPDLRDIDLYRSGAISDEGVTCMAQGCPMLESINLSYCTKITDCSLRSLSKCIKLNTLEIRGCPMVSSAGLAEIATGCRLLSKLDIKKCFKINDLGMIFLSQFSHNLRQINLSYCSVTDIGLISLSSIFGLQNVTIVHLSGVTPNGLIAALMVCGLRKVKLHEAFKAMVPLQMLKVVEARGCIFQWINKPYQVALEPCDVWKQQSQDLLVQ, encoded by the exons ATGGCCGCCCGCCACGccaagcgccgccgcctcaacCTCGCCCtctccccgcccccgcccctccacgacctcgccgacgagctcctcttcctcgtcctcgaccgcctcgctgccgccgacccACGCGCCCTCAAGTCCTTCGCCCTCGTCTCCCGCGCCTGCcacgccgccgagtcgcgccgccgccgcctcctccgccccttCCGCCCCgacctcctcccctccgcgctCGCTCGCTACCCTCATGTCTCCCGCCTCGATCTCTCCCTCTGCCCGCTCGTCCCcgacgccgccctcgccgcgctctccgccgcgccctccctcTCCGCCGTTGACCTCTCCCGCTCCAGGGGCTTCGGCGCCGCAGGCCtagccgcgctcgtcgccgcatGCCCGAATCTCACGGACCTCGACCTGTCCAATGGCCTCGACCtcggcgacgccgcggcggcggaggtggccaAGGCGCGCCGCCTTCATAGGCTCTCGCTCTCGCGATGCAAGCGCCTCACGGACATGGGGCTCGGCTGCATCGCCGTCGGCTGCCCGGACCTGAGGGACCTCTCTCTCAGGTGGTGCATCGGGGTCACACATCTCGGCCTCGACCTCCTCGCCCTCAAGTGCAAGAAGCTCAACGTCCTGGATCTCTCCTACACCATG ATCGTAAAAAAGTGCTTCCCAGCCATCATGAAGCTACAGAATCTACAAGTGTTACTACTGGTGGGATGTAACGGAATCGATGATGATGCCCTTTCTAGTCTTGATCAACAGTGCAGCAGATCACTACAG GTGCTTGATATGTCAAACTCTTGCAATATTACTCATGTTGGTATTATGTCCGTTGTGAAGGCAATGCCAAATCTGTTGGAACTGAATCTATCATACTGCTCTCCT GTTACTCCTCCTATGTCGAGCAGCTTCAAACTGATCTGTAAATTGCGGACCTTGAAGCTTGATGGTTGCCAATTCATGGCTGATGGACTAAAATTGATTGGCAAATCCTGTATTTATTTGAGGGAGTTAAGTTTGAGCAAATGTTCTGGAGTGACAGATACAGATCTGTCTTTTGTTGtgtcaagactgaaaaatttGCTGAAGCTGGATGTTACTTGTTGTCGCAAAATCACTGATGtttcattagctgccatcacAACCTCATGCCCCTCCCTCATCTCTCTGAGAATGGAGTCCTGTAGCCTTCTTTGTAGCGAAGGATTACAACTGATTGGAAAACGATGTACTCACTTGGAGGAGTTGGACCTTACTGATACCGATTTGGATGATGAAGGTTTGAAAGCTCTCTCTCGATGCAGCAAACTTTCAAGCCTAAAAATTGGCATATGCTTGAGGATAACTGATGAGGGCCTTAGCCATATTAGCAAGTCCTGTCCAGATCTCCGAGATATCGATTTGTACAG GTCTGGGGCCATCAGTGATGAAGGGGTTACTTGTATGGCTCAAGGATGCCCAATGTTAGAGTCTATCAATTTGTCCTACTGCACAAAAATAACAGACTGCTCATTGAGATCACTTTCAAAGTGCATAAAGCTGAATACATTGGAGATTCGTGGCTGCCCCATGGTTTCCTCTGCTGGTCTCGCAGAAATAGCGACAGGATGCAGGCTACTTTCCAAGCTTGATATCAAGAAATGCTTTAAGATCAATGACTTGGGAATGATATTCCTTTCCCAATTCTCTCACAACCTCCGGCAG ATAAACTTATCGTATTGTTCGGTCACCGACATTGGACTTATCTCCCTTTCAAGCATATTTGGCCTGCAGAACGTGACCATTGTGCATTTATCGGGTGTTACACCAAATGGACTCATAGCTGCTCTTATGGTCTGTGGTTTGAGAAAAGTGAAGCTTCATGAAGCATTCAAAGCCATGGTTCCTCTGCAAATGCTCAAAGTTGTTGAGGCCCGTGGTTGTATTTTCCAGTGGATTAATAAGCCCTACCAG GTTGCGCTAGAACCGTGTGACGTATGGAAGCAGCAATCACAAGATTTGCTTGTACAATGA
- the LOC102717123 gene encoding probable staphylococcal-like nuclease CAN3 isoform X2 has protein sequence MGNILRCFKGEDSGGDHYPYYKPTSRPHYPPPPPAAPARPQQPLGPHGVTPSTVGVAALAHDLLNFESTSMVPDGLSQHVASSRKAQVKWYKNMLEAYKNTTPPPKTPVDASHLIARALHMIQRSDLEGILEFYNFPIPSLPTSSSNHQPSSLPEGVQFVLNTLPVYDKCIGDGDGFTAYVSTTDPRESANVPLEVHEMVIARTQARQCRDYQSADALLSSLDEAGYKGIDAPELKMPYGKESWNALVKLIGGKSVKIYVYDLDQFGRYVGDIYCNNVFIQEQMLKNGHAWHFKTYDKRPEFARWEREAKSANRGLWASGNPEKPWDWRRDQRNARQEAIQVY, from the exons atgggAAACATCCTCCGTTGCTTCAAGGGAGAAGACAGCGGCGGCGATCACTACCCCTACTACAAGCCGACCTCCAGGCCCCACtacccgcctcctcctcctgcagcCCCAGCTCGGCCCCAGCAGCCTCTCGGCCCCCATGGCGTCACCCCGTCcaccgtcggcgtcgccgccctgGCTCACGACCTCCTCAACTTCGAATCCACATCCATG GTTCCTGATGGCCTCAGCCAGCACGTTGCATCATCCAGGAAAGCACAGGTTAAATG GTACAAGAATATGTTGGAGGCGTATAAGAATACAACGCCACCACCAAAAACACCAGTCGATGCTTCTCACCTAATTGCAAGAGCCCTTCATATGATCCAGAGATCTGATTTGGAG GGTATTCTTGAATTTTACAACTTTCCAATCCCATCGCTCCCCACATCATCGTCAAACCACCAGCCATCCTCACTACCAGAGGGTGTGCAATTTGTGCTAAATACTTTGCCG GTTTATGACAAGTGCATTGGAGATGGTGATGGATTTACTGCATATGTTTCGACAACAGATCCAAGGGAATCTGCAAATGTGCCGCTAGAAGTGCATGAGATGGTGATAGCAAGAACTCAAGCACGCCAATGTAGGGATTACCAGAGTGCTGATGCTCTTCTAAGCAGCCTGGACGAAGCTGGATACAA gGGAATCGATGCACCGGAGCTTAAGATGCCATATGGGAAGGAATCATGGAATGCATTGGTAAAACTAATTGGTGGGAAGAGCgtcaaaatttatgtatatgaCCTGGACCAGTTTGGACGCTATGTTGGTGACATATATTGCAATAATGTGTTCATTCAG GAGCAAATGCTGAAGAATGGTCATGCATGGCACTTCAAGACTTACGATAAACGACCAGAGTTTGCAAGA tgggagagagaggcaAAAAGTGCAAACCGAGGCCTTTGGGCGTCAGGGAATCCTGAGAAGCCATGGGATTGGAGAAGAGACCAACGCAATGCAAGGCAGGAAGCCATTCAGGTGTACTGA
- the LOC102718307 gene encoding probable receptor-like protein kinase At5g18500, whose amino-acid sequence MSTNSTLTESLHEKTVVFGLKLWVVIGISVGASLLGVLLILIVCLTIQTWIKRSRRTFKEIPISQIPSASKDIKEVRAVDDQFLPTDFVVHDGLLLTLQNEPVESVDKDVDQLAQEDKMRQTEENNLSIPLHYEDNYDGIQSVSTCEQSSSHAPADSVPLAGLPEFSYLGWGHWFTLRDLELATNCFSKDNIIGEGGYGVVYRGRLSNGTPVAVKKILNNLGQAEREFRVEVEAIGHVRHKNLVRLLGYCVEGTQRMLVYEYVNNGNLESWLHGELSQYSSLTWLARMKILLGTAKALAYLHEAIEPKVVHRDIKASNILIDDEFNAKISDFGLAKMLGAGKSHIATRVMGTFGYVAPEYANSGLLNEKSDVYSFGVVLLEAITGRDPIDYDRPPNEVNLVDWLKMMVANRRSEEVVDPNLERRPSTKELKRALLTALRCIDLNAEKRPRMDQVVRMLDSNEPIPQEERRQRQNLSSNNSETEPLRGKNSSGKSDAPENEMRPPRYKNKSRAFSPK is encoded by the exons ATGTCGACAAACTCCACTCTAACAGAATCCCTTCATGAGAAAACAGTTGTTTTTGGCCTCAAACTTTGGGTTGTAATTGGGATATCTGTAGGAGCATCCCTACTTGGTGTTCTTCTCATCCTTATTGTCTGCCTCACCATACAAACTTGGATCAAGAGGTCACGCAGGACCTTTAAGGAAATTCCAATTAGCCAAATACCTTCTGCATCCAAAGATATCAAGGAAGTGAGGGCAGTGGATGACCAATTTTTGCCCACTGATTTTGTTGTACATGATGGGCTTCTACTCACCCTTCAGAATGAACCTGTTGAATCAGTGGATAAAGATGTAGATCAGTTGGCTCAGGAGGACAAGATGAGACAAACAGAAGAGAACAATCTCTCTATTCCTTTACATTATGAGGATAACTATGATGGAATTCAATCTGTTTCCACATGTGAACAGTCTTCGTCGCATGCTCCTGCCGACTCTGTGCCCTTGGCAGGCCTACCTGAGTTCTCTTACCTTGGCTGGGGCCATTGGTTTACTCTCAGGGATCTGGAACTTGCAACAAACTGTTTTTCAAAGGATAACATAATTGGTGAGGGTGGATATGGCGTTGTGTACCGTGGCAGGTTATCAAATGGCACGCCAGTGGCCGTCAAGAAAATCCTTAACAACCT AGGACAAGCTGAGAGAGAATTCAGAGTGGAAGTTGAAGCAATTGGTCATGTCCGGCACAAGAATTTGGTTCGCCTTTTGGGGTACTGTGTTGAAGGCACTCAAAG GATGCTTGTATACGAGTATGTTAACAATGGGAATCTTGAAAGTTGGTTACATGGAGAATTGTCCCAATATAGTTCTCTCACTTGGTTAGCGCGCATGAAAATTCTTTTGGGTACTGCAAAGGC TCTTGCTTACTTACATGAGGCAATTGAACCAAAAGTTGTGCATCGTGATATCAAGGCTAGTAATATATTGATTGACGATGAGTTCAATGCCAAGATATCTGACTTTGGTTTGGCAAAGATGCTAGGTGCTGGTAAAAGTCATATTGCTACTCGAGTTATGGGTACTTTTGG cTATGTTGCACCTGAGTATGCTAACAGTGGACTTTTGAATGAAAAGAGTGATGTCTACAGTTTTGGGGTTGTTCTGCTGGAAGCTATTACAGGAAGAGATCCAATTGACTACGATCGCCCTCCAAATGAG GTAAACTTAGTTGACTGGCTTAAAATGATGGTTGCCAACAGACGATCTGAGGAAGTTGTTGATCCAAACCTGGAGAGAAGACCATCAACGAAGGAGCTCAAACGTGCCCTTTTGACAGCTCTGAGGTGCATTGATTTGAATGCTGAGAAGAGACCAAGGATGGACCAGGTGGTCCGGATGTTGGACTCTAACGAACCCATTCCTCAAGAG GAAAGGAGACAACGACAGAACCTCTCCTCTAATAATTCAGAAACTGAGCCATTAAGAGGCAAAAACAGCAGCGGCAAGAGTGATGCCCCGGAAAATGAGATGAGGCCACCTCGGTATAAGAATAAGAGTCGAGCATTTTCGCCCAAGTGA
- the LOC107305550 gene encoding cation/H(+) antiporter 15-like — METAANMSAGAATVKPLAAACYDNNLVNSQGMFLGDQPLRFSLPLLLVQVSLILTLSAAAHHVLRRLGQCRFVTHMLVGIFLGPSVLGRNPQLRGALFSERGTYILESVSLVALILFLFSMAVKTDLTLLRRPTARALAVGLAGCLVPLAVTLPVFHALSPSLPADLRGSSLLTELAVRLSLSSFPVVADALSELDLLNSELGRVALTASLITDVTSWFLRACFAAAFLITEAKSPVFTAKVLASFATFVLFVAFVARPAGRYIAQKRTPAGDLLSEGSFVVVVIAALLSALVTDVIGFKFMIGPMMLGLALPGGMPIGATMTERLDSFFIALFLPVYMALAGYRTDLAELGLAGGEHEEKFCALELFVALCVAGKMVGCVAAGLFFAMPFREATVLALMLNIRGIVEVAAINNWGDTMKATAEHYSTLTLSMVVITAVVTPLIKLLYDPSGRFARAKRRTLEGAPPNAELRVLPCLFLEDHAAPLLDLLEASGSSRDAPMSLIVLHLTELIGHAASVLKPHKKSRSGSGGNPTPSDRIVNAFRYFEQQAAPGAVTVSPYVAASPYSSMHHDVCLLAHSRKANLILLPFHKTSDGARSTANNAIRAVNRSVLQYAPCSVAILVDHGLAAGSACATASNSTLQRVAMYFLGGADDREALAYVARMAEGGGVAVTVVRLKLRNWVGMGGRDEVRDEEALQAFWQRYSSRDGGERVAYVEQTVEDGEGTASVVRAMSDKFDLVVVGRRGGGEGDDLEGSALTSGLSEWSECPELGVLGDMLASAEFASKVSILVVQQQQHAGTAVDP, encoded by the coding sequence ATGGAGACGGCTGCAAACATgtcggcgggggcggcgacggtgaagccgctggcggcggcgtgctaCGACAACAACCTCGTGAACTCGCAGGGCATGTTCCTCGGAGACCAGCCGCTGCGCTtctccctcccgctcctcctcgtccaGGTCTCCCTCATCCTcaccctctccgccgccgcccaccacgtcctccgccgcctcggccagTGCCGCTTCGTCACCCACATGCTCGTCGGCATCTTCCTCGGCCCCTCCGTCCTCGGCCGCAACCCCCAGCTCCGCGGCGCGCTCTTCTCCGAGCGCGGCACCTACATCCTCGAGAGCGTCTCCCTCGTTGCCctcatcctcttcctcttctccatGGCCGTCAAGACCGATCTCacgctgctccgccgccccaccgcACGCgcactcgccgtcggcctcgcAGGCTGCCTCGTCCCGCTCGCCGTCACCCTCCCCGTCTTCCACGCGCTCagcccctccctccccgctgACCTGCGCGGCTCCTCGCTCCTCACCGAGCTCGCCGTCCGCCTCtcgctctcctccttccccgtcgtcgccgatgcGCTCTCGGAGCTCGACCTCCTCAACTCTGAGCTCGGCCGCGTCGCGCTCACCGCCTCGCTCATCACCGACGTCACCTCGTGGTTCCTCCGCGCCTGCTTCGCCGCCGCATTCCTCATCACGGAGGCCAAGTCGCCGGTTTTCACGGCCAAGGTGCTCGCCTCCTTCGCCACCTTCGTCCTCTTCGTCGCCTTCGTCGCGCGCCCCGCCGGCCGCTACATCGCGCAAAAGCGCACGCCGGCGGGCGACCTCCTCTCGGAGGGCTCCTTCGTGGTGGTGGTCATCGCGGCGCTGCTGTCAGCGCTGGTCACCGACGTGATTGGGTTCAAGTTCATGATCGGGCCCATGATGCTCGGCCTGGCGCTCCCCGGCGGCATGCCCATCGGCGCCACCATGACGGAGCGCCTCGACTCCTTCTTCATTGCGCTCTTCCTGCCTGTCTACATGGCGCTGGCCGGGTACCGCACCGACCTGGCGGAGCTGGGcctggccggcggcgaacacGAGGAGAAGTTCTGCGCGCTGGAGCTGTTCGTGGCGCTCTGCGTCGCCGGCAAGATGGTGGGGTGCGTCGCCGCGGGGCTCTTCTTCGCCATGCCATTCCGGGAGGCCACGGTGCTGGCGCTGATGCTCAACATCCGCGGCATCGTGGAGGTGGCCGCCATCAATAATTGGGGGGACACCATgaaggcgacggcggagcACTACTCGACGCTGACTCTGTCCATGGTGGTCATcacggcggtggtgacgccgCTGATCAAGCTGTTGTACGATCCGTCGGGGAGGTTCGCGCGTGCGAAGCGGCGGACGCTGGAGGGCGCGCCGCCCAACGCGGAGCTGCGCGTGCTGCCCTGCCTCTTCCTCGAGGaccacgccgcgccgctgctcgaCCTCCTCGAGGCGTCGGGGTCCTCGCGCGACGCCCCCATGTCGCTCATCGTGCTCCACCTCACCGAGCTCATCGGCCACGCCGCGTCCGTGCTCAAGCCCCACAAGAAGTCAcggagcggcagcggcggcaaccCAACGCCGTCCGACCGCATCGTGAACGCGTTCCGGTACTTCGAGCAGCAGGCGGCGCCCGGGGCGGTGACGGTGAGCCCGTAcgtggcggcgtcgccgtACAGCAGCATGCACCACGACGTGTGCCTCCTGGCGCACAGCCGGAAGGCCAACCTCATCCTGCTTCCGTTCCACAAGACGTCGGACGGCGCGCGGAGCACGGCGAACAACGCGATCCGCGCCGTGAACAGGTCGGTGCTGCAGTACGCGCCGTGCTCGGTGGCCATCCTGGTGGACCACGGGCTGGCGGCCGGGTCGGCGTGCGCGACGGCGTCGAACAGCACGCTGCAGAGGGTGGCCATGTACTTCCTGGGCGGGGCGGACGACCGCGAGGCGCTGGCGTACGTGGCGCGGatggcggagggcggcggcgtggcggtgaCGGTGGTGCGGCTGAAGCTGAGGAACTGGGTGGGGATGGGAGGGCGCGACGAGGTGAGGGACGAGGAGGCGCTGCAGGCGTTCTGGCAGAGGTACAGCAgcagggacggcggcgagcgggtgGCGTACGTGGAGCAGACGGTGGAGGACGGGGAGGGGACGGCGTCGGTGGTGCGCGCCATGAGCGACAAGTTCGacctggtggtggtggggcggcgaggcggaggggagggcgaCGACCTGGAGGGGTCggcgctgacgagcgggctgTCGGAGTGGAGCGAGTGCCCGGAGCTGGGCGTGCTGGGCGACatgctcgcctccgccgagtTCGCCTCCAAGGTCTCCATCCTCGTcgtccagcagcagcagcacgccgGCACCGCCGTCGATCCCTGA
- the LOC102717123 gene encoding probable staphylococcal-like nuclease CAN3 isoform X1 codes for MGNILRCFKGEDSGGDHYPYYKPTSRPHYPPPPPAAPARPQQPLGPHGVTPSTVGVAALAHDLLNFESTSMVPDGLSQHVASSRKAQVKWYKNMLEAYKNTTPPPKTPVDASHLIARALHMIQRSDLEGILEFYNFPIPSLPTSSSNHQPSSLPEGVQFVLNTLPVYDKCIGDGDGFTAYVSTTDPRESANVPLEVHEMVIARTQARQCRDYQSADALLSSLDEAGYKIISCSDDEVLARKYRIRMRGIDAPELKMPYGKESWNALVKLIGGKSVKIYVYDLDQFGRYVGDIYCNNVFIQEQMLKNGHAWHFKTYDKRPEFARWEREAKSANRGLWASGNPEKPWDWRRDQRNARQEAIQVY; via the exons atgggAAACATCCTCCGTTGCTTCAAGGGAGAAGACAGCGGCGGCGATCACTACCCCTACTACAAGCCGACCTCCAGGCCCCACtacccgcctcctcctcctgcagcCCCAGCTCGGCCCCAGCAGCCTCTCGGCCCCCATGGCGTCACCCCGTCcaccgtcggcgtcgccgccctgGCTCACGACCTCCTCAACTTCGAATCCACATCCATG GTTCCTGATGGCCTCAGCCAGCACGTTGCATCATCCAGGAAAGCACAGGTTAAATG GTACAAGAATATGTTGGAGGCGTATAAGAATACAACGCCACCACCAAAAACACCAGTCGATGCTTCTCACCTAATTGCAAGAGCCCTTCATATGATCCAGAGATCTGATTTGGAG GGTATTCTTGAATTTTACAACTTTCCAATCCCATCGCTCCCCACATCATCGTCAAACCACCAGCCATCCTCACTACCAGAGGGTGTGCAATTTGTGCTAAATACTTTGCCG GTTTATGACAAGTGCATTGGAGATGGTGATGGATTTACTGCATATGTTTCGACAACAGATCCAAGGGAATCTGCAAATGTGCCGCTAGAAGTGCATGAGATGGTGATAGCAAGAACTCAAGCACGCCAATGTAGGGATTACCAGAGTGCTGATGCTCTTCTAAGCAGCCTGGACGAAGCTGGATACAA GATAATATCTTGTTCAGATGATGAGGTCCTTGCAAGGAAATACAGAATCAGAATGAG gGGAATCGATGCACCGGAGCTTAAGATGCCATATGGGAAGGAATCATGGAATGCATTGGTAAAACTAATTGGTGGGAAGAGCgtcaaaatttatgtatatgaCCTGGACCAGTTTGGACGCTATGTTGGTGACATATATTGCAATAATGTGTTCATTCAG GAGCAAATGCTGAAGAATGGTCATGCATGGCACTTCAAGACTTACGATAAACGACCAGAGTTTGCAAGA tgggagagagaggcaAAAAGTGCAAACCGAGGCCTTTGGGCGTCAGGGAATCCTGAGAAGCCATGGGATTGGAGAAGAGACCAACGCAATGCAAGGCAGGAAGCCATTCAGGTGTACTGA
- the LOC102717585 gene encoding probable protein phosphatase 2C 73, producing MGICCSKAKDELEDEGFPWKHDAFFHDQLWTAGVSMHTKQGWKGANQDAMTICQDFAGRKGQIFCGVFDGHGPLGREVARHVRDTLPMKLSSSLALKTEQDPSSNIDKDSLDKSNCTSFSDTSDEKQLLHTWKNIFVKTFEDVDEDLRQHSRIDCICSGTTAVTVVRQGDHLMIANLGDSRAVLCTRDSKDRPIPVQLTTDLKPDLPSEAERILNCKGRVFAMDDEPDVPRLWLPDQDAPGLAMARAFGDFCLKSHGLICTPEVYYRKLSDKDEFLVLATDGIWDVLSNKEVIKIVSSATDHSKAAKQLVERAVRAWRRKFPTSMVDDCAVVCLFLKPSSSEESTPGDGKPQAVSFTGSFRKVLGGGAGGEADDGTNNVWRALEGVARVNSVVRLPRMGAVLSWRRRSTSLEEDDETRID from the exons ATGGGGATCTGCTGTAGCAAGGCCAAGGACGAGCTTGAGGACGAGGGCTTCCCATGGAAGCACGACGCCTTCTTCCACGACCAGCTTTGGACCGCTGGCGTCTCCATGCACACCAAGCAAGGCTGGAAGGGCGCCAACCAGGATGCCATGACTATCTGCCAG GACTTTGCTGGGCGAAAGGGCCAGATCTTTTGTGGAGTTTTTGATGGACATGGACCTCTTGGAAGGGAAGTTGCCCGCCATGTCCGCGACACACTTCCAATGAAACTGTCCTCCTCTTTGGCACTGAAAACTGAACAAGATCCCTCCAGCAACATAGATAAGGATTCCCTGGATAAGTCAAATTGCACCTCATTCAGTGATACAAGCGATGAAAAACAATTGTTACACACCTGGAAGAACATATTTGTCAAGACATTTGAGGATGTGGATGAGGATCTGAGGCAACATTCTAGAATTGACTGCATTTGTAGTGGCACAACTGCTGTCACTGTCGTTAGACAG GGTGATCACCTGATGATTGCAAATTTGGGCGATTCGCGTGCTGTTCTATGCACCCGGGACAGCAAGGACCGCCCAATTCCAGTCCAACTCACCACTGACTTGAAACCAGATCTTCCAA GTGAAGCTGAGAGGATCCTAAATTGCAAAGGCCGGGTTTTCGCAATGGATGACGAGCCGGACGTACCTAGGCTGTGGCTACCAGACCAAGACGCGCCAGGCCTCGCCATGGCAAGGGCCTTTGGTGACTTCTGCTTGAAGAGCCATGGGCTGATTTGTACACCAGAAGTCTATTACAGGAAGCTATCTGACAAAGATGAATTCTTGGTGCTTGCTACTGATGGG ATATGGGACGTTCTATCCAACAAGGAGGTGATCAAGATCGTGTCATCGGCCACTGACCATTCCAAGGCGGCCAAGCAGCTCGTGGAGCGGGCGGTGCGCGCGTGGCGGCGCAAGTTCCCGACGTCGATGGTCGACGACTGCGCCGTCGTCTGCCTCTTCCTGAAGCCATCTTCGTCGGAGGAGAGCACGCCGGGGGACGGCAAGCCTCAGGCCGTGTCGTTCACGGGCAGCTTCCGCAAGGTCctgggaggcggcgccggcggcgaggcggatgATGGGACGAACAACGTGTGGAGAGCTCTGGAGGGGGTGGCCAGGGTGAACTCGGTGGTGAGGCTGCCGCGGATGGGCGCCGTGctgagctggcggcggcggtcgacgTCGctggaggaagacgacgagaCGAGGATCGATTGA